The region CGATCCGGCGCTCGATACGCCGGGAGAAGCGCCGTCCGCGACGCGTCGATCCGACACGCGATACCGAACGGACGGGGCCTCGGCAGCCGTGGCGTTCGAGGACGCGACCGGCGATGCCACCGCACCGACAGCCTCCGAGACGGCCGAGACGGCCGACTCGGTCTCGGAACGACTCTCCGAACTCATCGACCGAGTCGAGCGACTCGAACGGGCGTGTGCGGCCGATCGGTCGCAATCGGTTCTCGCCGATCCCGAACTCGCACACAAGGTCGTTCACGCTTGCCTCGCTTCCGAGCAGATCTCGGAGACCGAAGAGCTTCGGATTCTGAAGGGACTTCTCGGACCGGGGCGTGACGGATGCCCCGGTGATTCTCCCGATCGCTAGTCCGCAGTATAGCGGCGACGCTAGTGCACTAGTGGACGAGCTAGTACGCAACGCTGATCGTTCGGGAAGCGGGGCTAGTACTAGGCCACTGGCGACCCGGGACTAGGTATCGGACCCGGACTGCACTAGTGTCTCGCGCCGATTCCGAACCGGCGGACGGCGTGATCGCGACGGTCGGTGTTCCTATCGGTTCGCTTTTCACACCGATCGGTGGACCTGCTAATCGAATGGTCGCGTTCCGTTCGCTATGGGTATTACTTCCACGGCCGATTCGCGAGGTTCCAGCCGATCTCGCCGCAGTAGCCGCGCTCGCCGTCGCGACGAACGTCGCCACGTTCGCCCCGGTGGTTCGGGAGACGCCGATTCGGATTCCCTTGGGCCTGGTCTTCGTGCTATTCGTCCCCGGCTACGCGTTCGTCGCGGCGCTCTTTCCGAGCGCCGGCGAGCCGCCGACCGCGTCAGCCGACGCCGAGAGCGAGGGCGACGAACCGCACCCGGGCAGTCGGACGCGGCCCGTCACGTCGTTAGGCATCGATGCATCGAGTATTGACGGTCTCGAACGCGCTGCGTTCTCGTGTGGGTTCAGTATCGCACTCGTCCCCCTTATCGGACTCCTGCTAAACGCGACGCCGTGGGGGATCGGGTTGCCCCCCATCGTGGTCGCGGTCAGCGGGTTCACGATCGTCATGTCGGCAATCGCGGCCGGTCGTCGACAGGCGCTCCCGCCCGAGGAGCGGTTCCGAGTCCCCTTCCGCGGGTGGTATACTGCCGTTCGGACGGAACTGCTCGAACCGGACACGCGCGCCGAAGGCGTCCTGAACGTCCTGCTGGTTGCGTCGGTGTTGTTGGCGGCCAGTACCGGTGGCTACGCGATGCTGGCCCCGTCGGAGAGCGACCAGTTTTCGGCGATCTACTTGCTGACCGAGGACGACGACGGCGAGCTGGTTGCCGAAGGGTATCCGAGCGAATTCGTCCGCGGTGAGAGCCGCGAGGTGATCGTCGGGGTCGACAACCGCGAACACGAGACGACCGAGTATACGGTGGTCGTTATAGAGCAGGACGTCCGGATAACCAACGAGACTGCCACGTCACCGGAAGACGGCAATGTGACCTACCACGACACGGCCGTCACCGACCAACGAGAACTCGATCGGTTCAGCACGACTCTCGCACACAACGAGAGCTGGCAGTACGAGTACGAACTCGAGCCGACGGTCGTCGGCGAGAACCAGCGCGTGGTCTGGTTGCTCTTCCCCGGCGGAGACAGTGAGATTCCGGCCGATCCCTCGATCGAGGATACCGAGTATCACGGCCACCTCTGGATAAACGTCACCGACTCGGACACACGAGAATGAAAGCGACCGTCCGTCCTCCTCGCTTCGAGTCCGCTCTCCGGCCTGATCTCCTTCTCGTTAGTCGATCGACCACTGTTTCACGCGTTCTCCGCAGCGTTTTACGCGGCAGTGAGCCGTCTCGTCGGCGAAACGAATTCGAGACCGAACGGACCAGCTACATTCGAGACAGCGTCCAACGCGACCAGCCGCAACCGGAACCGATGTCCACGGAACGAATCAGCGACGGCGATCCGTCCGACGGCTTATTCCGTCTCGTTTCGAGAGTCACTGATTCGCTCCCAAATCTCGACACAGCCCGCGCCGTCAGGGACATCGGCGAGATGGTCAGTCTCCGTCTCAGTACACTCTTCATCTGCTTCGTCACAGTCGGGCCCGCTGGGCATACGAGTGACGGACTCATTTCGATCGGTAATAAAGATTGGTGTAGTCAACAGGTTTGTCTTATAATTTAATGTCAGAAACACATATTTTACTTCATATATCCAATAACCCCTACCCCTAACACAACTTTTTTATTATCTGTTGGAATCAGAAGATACCGATCGATATGACCATCGCAATCACTGGCGGGGACGGTTATCTTGGTTGGCCGACTGCATTGCGTATCGCGGACCGAACGGACGAACGCGTCGTACTCGTTGACAATCTCGCGCGACGAGAGTGGGTAGAATCTGTCGGCTCGACGAGCGGTCTCCCGATCGCCTCGATCGACGAGCGGCTCGCGGCGGCTCGCGACGTCCACGGACTCAGAAACCTCTCGTTCGTCGAGGGTGATCTAACGGACAAGGACTTCGTCGAGACGTTATTATCGGTCCACGAACCGGAGACGATCGTCCACACGGCCGCCCAGCCGTCCGCTCCCTACTCGCAGATCGACGGCGAGCGCGCGAACTTCACGCAGCACAACAACAT is a window of Natrinema salifodinae DNA encoding:
- a CDS encoding DUF1616 domain-containing protein, whose amino-acid sequence is MVAFRSLWVLLPRPIREVPADLAAVAALAVATNVATFAPVVRETPIRIPLGLVFVLFVPGYAFVAALFPSAGEPPTASADAESEGDEPHPGSRTRPVTSLGIDASSIDGLERAAFSCGFSIALVPLIGLLLNATPWGIGLPPIVVAVSGFTIVMSAIAAGRRQALPPEERFRVPFRGWYTAVRTELLEPDTRAEGVLNVLLVASVLLAASTGGYAMLAPSESDQFSAIYLLTEDDDGELVAEGYPSEFVRGESREVIVGVDNREHETTEYTVVVIEQDVRITNETATSPEDGNVTYHDTAVTDQRELDRFSTTLAHNESWQYEYELEPTVVGENQRVVWLLFPGGDSEIPADPSIEDTEYHGHLWINVTDSDTRE